The window GCTTTCTTTGCATCTTCCCACATATTAGCCTCTCCATACATTTTATCCAACAACACATAGATTCCACTATCACCAGGATCAAGTTCTAAAAGCTTCTTAGCCGCTTTCTCTCCCAATACAACATTACGATGCATCTTGCAACCAAAAAATAAAGCTCCCCAGACCGCAGCATCTGCCTCCATTGGCATAGTTTCCATGAGCTTCTCTGCTTCTTCTAGTAGCCCAGCTTTTCCTAGAAGGTCTACCATAACAGAGTAGTGTTTCAATTGAGGATTTAAGTTGAACCTAGACTTCATCTGAGAGAAATAATCCCGGCCGGCTTGGATCATTCCTGCGTGGCAACAAGCTGATAATAAACCTATGAAAGTTATCTCATCTGGCGCTATCCCTGCATCAATCATTTCATTAAAGTATGATATAGCAGCGGATGCATCTCCGTGAAGAGCCAAGCCACCGATAATAGATGTGTACGTAAGTGAGTTTCTTGTTTTCATTCCATGGAAAACACTGCGAGCTTCTGAGATGTTACCACATTTGGCATACATGTCGATCAACGAAGTCCCTAGCGCAACATTGAGACTGAGATTATGTTTCTCGATGTATCGATGGATCCAAACCCCTACATCAAGAGCACCAAGCTGAGAACACGCAGAGAGGCAATGAATCATGGTGATTTCATCAGGCTTTGTGCTGCTCGTCTGCATCTCCTGGAACAACGCCAAAGCATCTTGAGCACGCTTGGCATGGACTAATCCACCGATCATAGCATTCCACAACACAACATCTTTCTCGTCCATCTCATCGAAAAGCTTCCTAGCATCATCAAGCAAACCACTTCTAGCATACCCTGAAATCATCGTAGTCCACGACACGATCGTTCTCTTCTCCATTCTATCAAATATCATCCTTGCCTCGTGAACATCTCCGCATTTTGAGAACATATCAATGAGAGTATTAGCAAGAGGAAGAGTCATTCGAACTCCATTATCTATTATGTATCCATAAAACTCTCTCCCAAGCTTCAAACTTCCCAGCATAGCACAGGATGAAACTAACGCGATCATCGTCACATAATCAGCGTCAATCCCTTCAGATTCCATCTCCTTATAAACCTCTATCGCCTTCTCAGCCTGACCCATCTTCTTATACCCATTAATCAACGAGTTCCAAGAAACCACATCTCTGACAGGactttcatcgaacaccttccGCGCATTCCCCATCTCACCAAAACAAGCAAGCATATGAATCGAAGCGTTATGCACATGAGAGACCAACTCCAATCCCAACTTGAGAACATGCCCAAGAATCATAAGACCTAATCTACTCAACTCGAGATCAGCACAAACCTTGAACAAAACAGGGTAAGTAAAATGATCAGGTCGTGACTCGCCACCGTCTCTAAGCATCTCCTTGTAGATCAAAACCGCGTCTTTAGGGTTCGGGCTCTCGGAGAATCCTTTGATCGTGACGTTCCATGAGAACGCGTTAGGGTTGTCGAGTCCTCTCAGAAGCTTCACGCAGTAATCGAGGTTGCGAGATTTCGATAAGGTGCAGAAGTTGATTAGTCGGCTTGAGTCGGACGGGTCGAGAATCGAGGCGGTGATTGTCATCTGAGCTTGAATCTGCTTCAAGTGGGGCAAGGATTCGCATTTTTGGAGTAATGAGAGAAAAGGGTTGTGGGGAACGAGACGGTGTGTGGAGTTATGGTTGGTGGGTTTGTCTTTGTGATGAGGAAGGGAGCGAGTTCGACGATGAGAGTGAGTGTACAATGAGCGGTTTAGTTTGGGTATCAGAGGGAGAAGAAGCTTGGATTTGCTCACGTTCGAAATGTTCATTGGCCGCCGCTGATTGTCGTCGGCGAAGGAGGTCGCCAGGAGAGAGAAAGacgtcatcttcttctctcctcgGAGAGGACATATAATTGGGCTTCAGGCCCAGTGAGCTAGGGCTTTTTGAGATATATGATATACTTTGCCGGTAGTTTTGTGGGAAAATGGTCATAAAGAATAACCTGAGTTTTCCTCAATAATTACAAACTTATGCCACtggatttatatttatactacGTCGTTTAGCATAAAAGAAGACAATCACGATCTGTATAGCCCAATAGTTGGCTGGTTTGCAACTGGAATTATAATGTTTTGGGCTTATTAATCATGATGGCCCAGATCATAATCAGAACTTATAtttattcaaaatcaaactGAATAATCTTTATCCAATTGTCTTATAACGAACCTAAACCATTACAAACTAAAACGTCAAATCATTGGTTTGAGAAAACATGTAATTTAATTTAGACCAAGATGAGATGATGTCGTTCACATTCTGTACTTAACCATttcttaacatttttttgtttcttagttGAATATGAAAATCAACATTCTGTAtttatatgatataaaatacatatatgtatatatatatataattttcaatatagtatttttattaACAAATTATGTTCACACCGTATATTAATACatagttagattttttttttaaaaatactaaagTATATAGCACaatacaataataaaaatatggtCTGAATAATATACTAAAGTATCACACCTGAAACgatatattttttgtgttttgaaatatatttgtaaatatcagaaaaataatattatcaaaaaccaaaaaacttaTGCGGACATGTGATCTATGTGATCTATCTAAGATGGAAACGAAAGCGGGTACGTAGAAGCCGAAGCGTATATAAACGCAAGAGcgagattaaaaaaaagagaagtaGGTATGTGTTGGAAGTGTATatccatatatacatatatatatatagggcaaatctccaaaatagcacatttctaagtttatatcacaaaaacagcactcaaaaactaaaatgaccaaaatagcattttatcttttaaaaaatttaaatttttttatttttcaaaatttgaaatcttatccacaaaacctcacttctcaactctaaaccctaaaaactaaactctaaaccctaaaccctaaattctaaactctaaaccccaccccttgagtgctatttttgtgatttttggccttgagtgctagtttgggaacaaaaacttgatttagtgctattttggtctttttctcata is drawn from Brassica rapa cultivar Chiifu-401-42 chromosome A05, CAAS_Brap_v3.01, whole genome shotgun sequence and contains these coding sequences:
- the LOC103868580 gene encoding pentatricopeptide repeat-containing protein At2g22410, mitochondrial isoform X1, with the translated sequence MTSFSLLATSFADDNQRRPMNISNVSKSKLLLPLIPKLNRSLYTHSHRRTRSLPHHKDKPTNHNSTHRLVPHNPFLSLLQKCESLPHLKQIQAQMTITASILDPSDSSRLINFCTLSKSRNLDYCVKLLRGLDNPNAFSWNVTIKGFSESPNPKDAVLIYKEMLRDGGESRPDHFTYPVLFKVCADLELSRLGLMILGHVLKLGLELVSHVHNASIHMLACFGEMGNARKVFDESPVRDVVSWNSLINGYKKMGQAEKAIEVYKEMESEGIDADYVTMIALVSSCAMLGSLKLGREFYGYIIDNGVRMTLPLANTLIDMFSKCGDVHEARMIFDRMEKRTIVSWTTMISGYARSGLLDDARKLFDEMDEKDVVLWNAMIGGLVHAKRAQDALALFQEMQTSSTKPDEITMIHCLSACSQLGALDVGVWIHRYIEKHNLSLNVALGTSLIDMYAKCGNISEARSVFHGMKTRNSLTYTSIIGGLALHGDASAAISYFNEMIDAGIAPDEITFIGLLSACCHAGMIQAGRDYFSQMKSRFNLNPQLKHYSVMVDLLGKAGLLEEAEKLMETMPMEADAAVWGALFFGCKMHRNVVLGEKAAKKLLELDPGDSGIYVLLDKMYGEANMWEDAKKARRMMNERGVEKTPGFSSIKVNGVYFEFIVRDKSRPESEKIYDCLNCLGRHMGSSEVPEMRLL
- the LOC103868580 gene encoding pentatricopeptide repeat-containing protein At2g22410, mitochondrial isoform X2; protein product: MTSFSLLATSFADDNQRRPMNISNVSKSKLLLPLIPKLNRSLYTHSHRRTRSLPHHKDKPTNHNSTHRLVPHNPFLSLLQKCESLPHLKQIQAQMTITASILDPSDSSRLINFCTLSKSRNLDYCVKLLRGLDNPNAFSWNVTIKGFSESPNPKDAVLIYKEMLRDGGESRPDHFTYPVLFKVCADLELSRLGLMILGHVLKLGLELVSHVHNASIHMLACFGEMGNARKVFDESPVRDVVSWNSLINGYKKMGQAEKAIEVYKEMESEGIDADYVTMIALVSSCAMLGSLKLGREFYGYIIDNGVRMTLPLANTLIDMFSKCGDVHEARMIFDRMEKRTIVSWTTMISGYARSGLLDDARKLFDEMDEKDVVLWNAMIGGLVHAKRAQDALALFQEMQTSSTKPDEITMIHCLSACSQLGALDVGVWIHRYIEKHNLSLNVALGTSLIDMYAKCGNISEARSVFHGMKTRNSLTYTSIIGGLALHGDASAAISYFNEMIDAGIAPDEITFIGLLSACCHAGMIQAGRDYFSQMKSRFNLNPQLKHYSVMVDLLGKAGLLEEAEKLMETMPMEADAAVWGALFFGCKMHRNVVLGEKAAKKLLELDPGDSGIYVLLDKMYGEANMWEDAKKARRMMNERGVEKTPGFSSIKHVGLFIVPRKKAT